A part of Hemicordylus capensis ecotype Gifberg chromosome 16, rHemCap1.1.pri, whole genome shotgun sequence genomic DNA contains:
- the FBXO2 gene encoding F-box only protein 2, producing the protein MDSLPEPLLVRILAYIPAVELVLVCRLVCSQWKNLVDGASLWFLKCRQEGLAGEEAEEAGAENWQKLYFLNRRKRNLIKNPSGEEGLESWVDVENGGDGWKIEELPGDFGKEFPSDEVHKYFVSSFEPCRKAQVIDLKAEGYWEELMDTTQPKIVVKDWYAARCDAGCLYDLSVTLLSETEDVVAEFRSDTIAVPQDNEGEWTEITHTFANYGPGVRFVRFEHGGQDTVFWKGWYGARVTHSSVTVEL; encoded by the exons ATGGACTCCCTTCCTGAGCCTCTGCTGGTCCGGATCCTGGCTTACATCCCCGCGGTCGAGCTGGTCTTGGTGTGCCGGCTCGTGTGCTCCCAGTGGAAAAACCTCGTGGATGGGGCTTCTCTCTGGTTCCTGAAATGCCGGCAGGAGGGCCTGGCGGGGGAAGAGGCGGAAGAGGCCGGGGCCGAGAACTGGCAAAAGCTCTACTTCTTGAATCGAAGGAAGAGGAACCTGATCAAGAACCCGAGTGGCGAAG AGGGCCTCGAATCCTGGGTGGATGTGGAAAACGGGGGTGATGGTTGGAAAATCGAAGAGCTGCCTGGAGATTTTGGCAAAGAGTTCCCCAGCGACGAGGTCCACAAATACTTTGTCTCATCTTTTGA GCCGTGTCGCAAAGCACAAGTCATCGACCTGAAGGCAGAAGGCTACTGGGAGGAATTGATGGACACCACCCAGCCCAAAATTGTGGTGAAGGACTG GTACGCGGCCCGGTGTGATGCAGGCTGCCTGTACGACCTGAGCGTGACGCTGCTGTCTGAGACAGAGGATGTCGTGGCCGAATTTAGGAGCGACACCATAGCTGTCCCACAAGACAACGAGGGCGAATGGACTGAG ATCACCCACACGTTCGCCAACTACGGCCCCGGCGTCCGCTTCGTCCGCTTCGAACACGGCGGCCAGGATACCGTCTTCTGGAAAGGCTGGTACGGAGCGCGGGTGACTCACAGCAGCGTGACCGTGGAACTGTAG